TAAGCGGTGATACTCTAACGCTTCTTCTCGGGTAATCTTACCGGCCATAGGAAACTCCTTTTGGAAAAATTGAAAGTGAAGGATGAGCAGTTATCACGGTTGACCCGAACCTATAGTTACAACCGTCACTAATATTATACACCTGACCTCGCCAGAAGTTACCCGGAAACGGGAAAAAGGGCGCTTTTTTTCGCAATTTTGATGGTATGATTAAGTAGGCAGCACCCTGAATGTGACCCGCTTCGGCAACACGGTCACGGCGTTCCCCTTCTGGGTTGGCTTATTCCTGCCGCTGGACGGCAGTGTAGTTGACTCAAAGGAAATCCCGACGGACTTGTTTCTCCGCCATCCCCTTTTCGGTGATGGGCGGGGCTCTCTTTGGAAAAGTTTGGGCTCCTCTTTAACACCCGAACCCGTGTGGGATGTCGTTAACCGCCGTGGCCGAGACTGGTCATGGCGGTTCTTCGTTCTATGGCGCGCAAAATCACGGCTTTGAAGGCACAAAAACGCAACCCCCAACGGGTCAATGTGTACCTGGATGGGGAATTCGCCTTCGGCCTGGCCCGCATCGTGGCCGCCTGGCTCCATGTGGGGCAGGAACTCAGCGAAGCCAAAATCGCCGAGTTGCTGCGCGCCGATGCCGCCGAGCAGGCTTACCAAAAAGCGTGGCGCTACCTGAGTTATCGCCCCCGCAGCGAAGCGGAGGTGCGGACTTACCTGGCGCGACGCGGCGTGGAGCCAGCCCTCATCGAGAGTGTGTTGGCCCGTTTGCGCGACCTCGGCCTGGTGGACGACGAAGCCTTCGCGCGGGCATGGGTGGAAAACCGGGGCACCTTTCGCCCGCGCGGACGGCGCGCCTTGCAGGCTGAACTGCGCCAGAAAGGCATCTCCCCCGACCTGGTGGAGCGTGCCCTGGCCGAGGTCGACGAAGAGCAACTGGCCCTGCAGGCGGGGCTGAAAGCGCTGCGGCGTTACGCCCGCCTGGAGTGGCCGGCTTTTCGTCAAAAGATGGGCGCCTATTTGGCCCGCCGGGGATTTGATTACGAAACCATCCGGGCCATCCTCCCCCAACTCTGGGAGCGGCGTCCTTCTTCCCCGGATGAACTTAGCGAAAAGGGAGCGAGACGATGAGACTGGGACTGGTTGTTTGGATTTTCGCCACGGTCGTGGCCCTGGCCCTGGGGCTAGGATTGGGCTACTGGCTCAAAATACTCAGCGACCGACGGCGCAAGGCCGACATTGAATCCCAAGCAGAGGACATTTTGCGCCAGGCGCGGGAAAAGGCCCGCGAACTGGAACTCCAGGCCAAAGACGAAGCCCATCGGGTGCGCCAGGAGGCCCAGCGGGAAATCTCCCGCTTGCGGCGTGACCTGCAACGGGAAGAAGACCGCCTGATGCGTCGGCGGCAGGAATTGGACCGCCGCTGGGAGAAGATAGAGAAGCGCGAACACGCGCTGACGCAAAAGGAACACACCCTGGCGAAACGCGAGGCGGAGTTGGAACGCCTGTATCAGGAACAGGTGCAGCGTCTGGAGACTATCGCCGACATGAGCCGGGAAGAAGCCCGCCAACTTCTGTTGACCGAGGTGGAGAGCGAGGCCCGGAGCGATATGGCCCGCATCATCCGCCAGATCGAAACCGAAGCCCGCGAAGAGGGCGAGAAACGGGCGCGCAAACTCATCGCCCTGGCTATCCAGCGGGTGGCCTCGGAACATGTGAGCGAAATCACCACCTCGGTGGTCCCCCTGCCCTCCGACGACATGAAAGGGCGCATCATCGGCCGCAACGGGCGCAACATCCGCGCCTTCGAGCAGGCGGTCGGGGTGGATGTCATCGTGGACGACACCCCCGAGGCGGTGACCATCTCCTCCTTCGACCCGGTGCGCCGCGAGGTGGCCCGCCGCGCCATGGAGAAACTGGTGGCCGATGGCCGCATCCACCCGGCGCAAATCGAAAAGGTGGTGGCCAAGGAGCGCCGCGAGGTGGAGCGCATCATCGTCGAGGCCGGAGAACAGGCGGCCTACGAGGCCGGCGTCACCGGCCTGCACCCTGATATCCTCAAAACCCTGGGCCGCCTCAAATTCCGCACCTCCTACGGCCAGAACCAACTCTACCACGCCGTGGAGACGGCCAAAATCGCCGCGGTGCTGGCCGCCGAACTGGGCGCCGATGTGGAAATCGCCAAAACTGCCGCCCTGCTCCACGACATCGGCAAGGCCATGGACCACAACCTGGAAGGCACCCACGCCATGATCGGGGCCGAGTTCCTCAAGCGCTACCGCGTGGATCCCCGGGTGGTCAACGCGGTGGCTTCGCACCACCACGAGGTGGAACAGGAAAGCGTGGAAGCCATCATCGTCGAGGTGGCCGATGCCATCTCCGGTGCCCGGCCCGGCGCCCGTCGCGAAAGCCTGGAAGACTATCTCAAGCGGGTGCGCGCGCTGGAGGAAATCGCCAACTCCTTCAAGGGCGTCTCCGAGAGTTTCGCCCTCCAGGCCGGGCGCGAAATCCGCATCATTGTGCGTCCCGAGGACATCGACGATCTGGAGGCCGCCCGTCTCGCGCGGGACATCGCCAAGAAGATCGAAGAGAACATGCAGTACCCCGGCCAGATCAAGGTCACCGTCATCCGCGAGACGCGGGCCGTGGATTACGCCAAGTAACCCCCATGGCCGGACCCCTCGACTGCTCCCTTCCTCCAGGGTTTTGCTCCGCCCTGGGGGAAGTTCCATTAAAAGCCATTCGCCCCTGCCTGAGCCTCCGGGCTGCCTGGTAGGCTCCGACGGCCCGCAATGCCCCCGGCAAGCGGCACCGTGGGCCACACCCGCGAGGCCGCGCCTCAGGGTGCACCCCTGGAGATTCATTTGGCAACGCTTTAGCAACGGGGGGGAAATGAACAGAGGAGGGAACTCACCTGATTGACTGACAAAACGCTGCCCATCAGCCAATCTCTCCCATCCTCCGATGAGCCTCGCTGGCGCTTGGCTCATCCGCCCCCTTCCCTCCCTTGCCAAGGGCGAGAAGGGGGCGGCTTCGGCGACGGAGTCGCGTCGCCGAAACGGGGTAGGGGTAGGGAGAGATCAAACCCAGGGAACCCTCTCGACGAGATTTGTCAGTCAACGAGACAGGAGAGATACCATGAGCCGCCAAAAAGGGTTCTGGCTTCTTCTGGCTTTCCTGGCCCTGCTCGGTCTGTGGGGCGGGTACCGCGCCGTCCGCGCCGGGGGAAACCCGGCCAGCGATCACACGCCCGTAGTGCAGGCCCGTTTCACCGCCCATCTGGGGTTCGTGTTCTGGCAAGCCGATCCGGCCCTTCTCCTGCCGGAACGGGTGAGCCCCAGGTCGTCTGGCAAGCGGCGGAGGAGGCCGTGCCCACGCAACGACGCCGGGGCTTTGGGGGCACGGACGCCCACACCCCGGGGGTGATGAGCGCCGGCCTCATCTTTACGGGCGACTTCGACCGCCACCCTCCGCAAAAGGTGGAACTCCGCTTCCCCCACGGCGTCTCCCTGAGCGCCCCGGCCCAACCGGGAACGGCGTTGACGCCCAGCCCCAGGCGGGCGACGCCCCGCTCCGCGTGGACGAAGGCCTTTGGGCCGCGCCGTACCTCATCCTCTCGCTGTGCGTGGATGCTCCGGATACGCGGGCATGGCTGCCGGAGATGCACTTCCAGGTGGGCGATGCGTCTTGGAAGATAGGTTATTTTGCCCTGCAGAACAAAGAGGCCCTGGGGCGCTCGACGCTTTTGTGCCATTTCCAGATCTACGATCTCAGCCGCGCACCGCTCTCCGGGTCAGGCACGGCCAAAGCGCGGCCAGGGCCTCCCAGGAAGGCACTGCAGAACTGCGCCTGCAAGGTTTTCGTCTCCAGCCCTATCACTGCCTCAGCGATGAGGAAGCGGAGCGTATCCGGCAGGCGCTGCCCGAGGCCTGGCAGCAGGGGCACTACGAAAGGGTGGCTTCCCAGGGGCCTCTCCTCTGGTACCCCACCGCGCCGCCCGACGCCTCGGCAGCCCAATAAGAAGCATGGGAAGCCGCGATGCGCACGGTAGCCAGGCAGGTGTTCGTCCCCCGGTCAGTCCGGGTGTGGCTCACCGCCGCGCCTTAGGGCCAAAGCATAGGGCGGTTGGGCGCCCAAACCGCCCAACCGCCAAAGCGCTTCTACCCCCTGACAAAGGGATTGTGCGCCCGTTCATAGCCCACGGTGGTCTCCGGGCCGTGGCCAGGCAGCACGCGCGTTTCCGCTGGCAGGGTGAACACCTGCCGACGGATACTGTGAAGCAGGATGGCGTGATCGCCGCCAGGTAGGTCGGTGCGGCCAATGCCTTCGTAGAAGAGTACATCCCCGCTGAACAGCACCTGCTCTTGCGCGCAGTACAGCACCACATGGCCGGGGGTGTGTCCCGGCGTGTGACGCACCTCGAAGGCGATTTTCCCCACCGTAAGCCATTGCCCATGGGCCAGTTCCTCAGTAGAATTGGGCAATGAGCCGATGGAGAGGCCGAACCACTCGGCCCCGCCTTTCCTTTCCCACAGAGGTTTTTCCAACGGATGGAGCCAGACACGAGGTGTGGGGCTCACCCGGGCCAGCAACCCGGGGATGCCGCCAATGTGATCAAAATGGGCGTGGGTGACCCAGATGGCGACAATGCGCCATCCATGCTGCTGGGCCATCTGGGCGATGTCCTCTCCCGCGTCAGCCGGGTCGATGACCACCGCCTCACCCGAGGCCGGGTCGGCCACCAAATACGTGTTCGTCTCTACGGGGCCAAGGACCAACGGGACGATGTGCAGCATAACCCCTCCCAACAGTGAAGAGCAAACCAGGGAAAACGCCAGATGCAGGTGGGTATAATGTTAACATGAAAACCTTTCAACTACACGCCCCTTTTGAGCCTACGGGAGACCAACCCGAAGCCATCCGCCGCCTGGTGGAAGGGGTGCGGAAGGGATACCGGCATCAGGTGCTGTTAGGAGCGACGGGCACGGGCAAGACGTACAGCATAGCCTCGGTGATCGCCCAACTCCAACTACCCGCCTTAGTGCTGGCCCACAACAAAACCCTGGCGGCGCAACTGTACGCCGAATTCAAGTCCTTCTTCCCCGAAAACGCCGTCGAGTATTTCGTCTCCTACTACGACTACTACCAGCCCGAAGCCTACATCCCCCAGCAAGACCTGTACATCGAGAAGGACACCGAAATCAACGAGGAAATCGATCGCCTGCGCCTGGCGGCCACCACGGCCCTCATGTCGCGCAAGGATGTGATCATCGTGGCCTCGGTCTCGGCCATCTACGGCCTGGGCAGCCCCGAAGCCTATGGCCGCGCCGTCATCCACCTGGAAGTGGGGCAGATTTACCGTCGCAACGCCCTGCTGCGCCAGTTGGTGGAGAGCCAGTATCAGCGCAACGACCTGGAACTGCGCCCTGGCACCTTCCGCGTGCGCGGCGATACGCTGGAGGTCGCCCCAGCTTACGAGGAGGAGAAAATCTACCGCATCTCGTTCTTCGGCGACGAGGTGGAGCGCATTCTGGAAATCAACCCGCTCACCGGGGAGACCTTAGGGGCCTTGCTTTCGGTGACCATCTTCCCGGCCAAGCACTACCTCACCGAAGAGGAAAAACTCCAAAAGGCCCTGGCCGACATCGAACGCGAACTGGAAGAGCGGGTCGCCTGGTTCAAGGCTCAGGGCAAACTGCTGGAGGCCCAGCGCCTGGAACAACGCACCCGCTACGACCTGGAAATGCTGCGGGAGGTGGGCTACTGCTCCGGCATCGAGAACTATTCCCGCCATCTGGAACAACGCCCCCCGGGTTCGCCCCCCTGGACCCTGATGGATTACCTGCCCGCAGAGTATCTGCTCATCATTGACGAGTCGCACATGACCATCCCCCAGATTCGCGGGATGTACCACGGCGACCGCAGCCGCAAGCAAACCCTGGTGGCTTACGGCTTCCGCCTGCCTTCGGCCCTGGACAACCGACCGCTGACCTTTGAAGAGTTTGAACAAAAGATGGGCTACACCATCTACACCAGCGCCACCCCCGGCCCTTACGAACTGCAGAAAGCCGACCAGGTGGTGGAGCAGATCATCCGTCCCACGGGCATTCCGGACCCCAAGGTGGAGGTACGGCCCACCAAAGGGCAGGTGGAGGACCTGTTGGGCGAGATCCGCCAACGGATCCAGCGGGGCGAGCGTGTGCTGGTGACCACGCTGACCAAGCACATGGCCGAGAAACTGAGCGATTACCTCATGGAGCAGGGCATCAAGGTCCACTATCTGCATTCGGAGATTGATACTTTGGAGCGGGTGCAGATTCTCCGCGACCTGCGCTTAGGGGTGTACGATGTGGTGGTGGGCATCAATCTGTTACGCGAGGGGCTGGATTTGCCCGAAGTGTCTCTGGTGGCTATTCTGAACGCCGACAAAGAAGGCTTCTTGCGCAGCGCCACGGCGTTGATTCAGACCATCGGTCGCGCGGCGCGGCATGTGAACGGGAAAGTCATCATGTACGCCGACCGGGTCACCGAGGCCATGCGAGCCGCCATCGACGAGACCAACCGCAGGCGGGCCAAACAACTGGCCTACAACCGTGAGCACGGCATCACCCCGCAAAGCATCGTCAAGCCGGTGCACGACCTCACGGAGCGTGTGGCGGCCCAGGTGGCCGAAGAAGAGGCCCCATACCGGGTGAAGCACCCCGAGAAAATGGGCGTCGCGGAACTCAAGGCCCTCATCGCCGAGTTGGAGCGGCAGATGCACCAGGCCGCCGAAGCCCTGGAATTCGAAAAGGCCGCCGCCTTACGGGATCAGATATTCGAACTCAAAGCGCTGCTGGCCGAAATGCCCGGGTTGAGCCTTAGGGAACGCTTAGACCTGCTGAGCGAGGTGGAGCGGGCGAAGTCGTGAGGTCGTGGAGTTGTGGGTCGTGGCATCGTGGGGCGTAGGGCGTGACGTTGGGATGAGGAAGACGCAGAGGGATAGGGAGGCGCAGAGGGCACAGAGGATTGTCGTCGCGTGGTTAGGTCGTGGCGTCGTGAAGCGTCAATGGCCGTCCTGTCATGGTGAGCGCCCCATGAACGGCACTTCGCACATTGCACATTGCACATCGCACCCCACCGGGTATCCGGGCATCAGGGCACTGGGCATCAAGGCATCCCCCTACCTCGAACCTCGGACATCGCACGCCGCACCTGACACTGGAGCACCAAGCATCTAGGCATCCCTACAAGGACTTGTCC
This genomic stretch from Anaerolineae bacterium harbors:
- the rny gene encoding ribonuclease Y, whose translation is MGLVVWIFATVVALALGLGLGYWLKILSDRRRKADIESQAEDILRQAREKARELELQAKDEAHRVRQEAQREISRLRRDLQREEDRLMRRRQELDRRWEKIEKREHALTQKEHTLAKREAELERLYQEQVQRLETIADMSREEARQLLLTEVESEARSDMARIIRQIETEAREEGEKRARKLIALAIQRVASEHVSEITTSVVPLPSDDMKGRIIGRNGRNIRAFEQAVGVDVIVDDTPEAVTISSFDPVRREVARRAMEKLVADGRIHPAQIEKVVAKERREVERIIVEAGEQAAYEAGVTGLHPDILKTLGRLKFRTSYGQNQLYHAVETAKIAAVLAAELGADVEIAKTAALLHDIGKAMDHNLEGTHAMIGAEFLKRYRVDPRVVNAVASHHHEVEQESVEAIIVEVADAISGARPGARRESLEDYLKRVRALEEIANSFKGVSESFALQAGREIRIIVRPEDIDDLEAARLARDIAKKIEENMQYPGQIKVTVIRETRAVDYAK
- a CDS encoding MBL fold metallo-hydrolase, whose amino-acid sequence is MLHIVPLVLGPVETNTYLVADPASGEAVVIDPADAGEDIAQMAQQHGWRIVAIWVTHAHFDHIGGIPGLLARVSPTPRVWLHPLEKPLWERKGGAEWFGLSIGSLPNSTEELAHGQWLTVGKIAFEVRHTPGHTPGHVVLYCAQEQVLFSGDVLFYEGIGRTDLPGGDHAILLHSIRRQVFTLPAETRVLPGHGPETTVGYERAHNPFVRG
- the uvrB gene encoding excinuclease ABC subunit UvrB, translating into MKTFQLHAPFEPTGDQPEAIRRLVEGVRKGYRHQVLLGATGTGKTYSIASVIAQLQLPALVLAHNKTLAAQLYAEFKSFFPENAVEYFVSYYDYYQPEAYIPQQDLYIEKDTEINEEIDRLRLAATTALMSRKDVIIVASVSAIYGLGSPEAYGRAVIHLEVGQIYRRNALLRQLVESQYQRNDLELRPGTFRVRGDTLEVAPAYEEEKIYRISFFGDEVERILEINPLTGETLGALLSVTIFPAKHYLTEEEKLQKALADIERELEERVAWFKAQGKLLEAQRLEQRTRYDLEMLREVGYCSGIENYSRHLEQRPPGSPPWTLMDYLPAEYLLIIDESHMTIPQIRGMYHGDRSRKQTLVAYGFRLPSALDNRPLTFEEFEQKMGYTIYTSATPGPYELQKADQVVEQIIRPTGIPDPKVEVRPTKGQVEDLLGEIRQRIQRGERVLVTTLTKHMAEKLSDYLMEQGIKVHYLHSEIDTLERVQILRDLRLGVYDVVVGINLLREGLDLPEVSLVAILNADKEGFLRSATALIQTIGRAARHVNGKVIMYADRVTEAMRAAIDETNRRRAKQLAYNREHGITPQSIVKPVHDLTERVAAQVAEEEAPYRVKHPEKMGVAELKALIAELERQMHQAAEALEFEKAAALRDQIFELKALLAEMPGLSLRERLDLLSEVERAKS